A genomic stretch from Hirundo rustica isolate bHirRus1 chromosome 26, bHirRus1.pri.v3, whole genome shotgun sequence includes:
- the FAM174C gene encoding protein FAM174C — MAAPPGDNNDPEGKMPEPRARVTAGPERRSPGTRERLRGARAVPAPRAPSRRLPAAAAAAALPRPGPAMPRLLLLLFLLVPHLGRAASPSPGNSTEPPRAATRNETQSESERESGPRLSVGWGLPVLRRAVYVLSALSALAALYFVLRAFRPRSEGSRNEPKTHFRLKKPQRKKYGLLSNQDESIELGSLDSDEDTVFETRNLRR; from the exons ATGGCGGCCCCGCCAGGGGACAACAACGACCCTGAGGGCAAAATGCCGGAGCCCCGTGCGCGGGTCACGGCCGGCCCGGAACGGCGCAGCCCCGGAACCCGCGAGCGGCTCCGCGGGGCCCGGGCGGTGCCTGCGCCGCGCGCACCGTCCCGGCGCCTTCCTgcggccgccgctgccgccgcgctgccccggcccggcccggccatgccgcgcctcctcctcctcctcttcctcctcgtCCCGCACCTCGGCCGCGCCGCCTCCCCCAGCCCGGGGAACAGCACGGAGCCGCCGCGGGCGGCCACAAGGAACGAGACGCAGTCGGAGTCGGAGCGCGAGTCCGGGCCGAGGCTGTCGGTGGGGTGGGGGCTGCCGGTGCTGAGGCGGGCGGTTTATGTGCTGAGCGCTCTGTCGGCGTTGGCCGCGCTCTACTTCGTGCTGCGGGCGTTCCG ccCCAGGTCCGAGGGCTCCAGAAACGAGCCCAAAACTCATTTCAGGTTGAAGAAGCCCCAGAGGAAGAAGTACGGGCTGCTGTCGAACCAGGATGAGAGCATCGAGCTGGGCTCCCTCGACAGTGACGAGGACACCGTGTTTGAAACGCGGAACCTGAGGCG atga